One window of the Nicotiana tabacum cultivar K326 chromosome 4, ASM71507v2, whole genome shotgun sequence genome contains the following:
- the LOC142180064 gene encoding uncharacterized protein LOC142180064, translated as MGAWRSKVDVSYMWTSIANCIREAAREVLGVSKGYTGRHKGDWWWNKEVQEKVEAKKEANLKLVESRDKEGKRMNREWYKKTKKEAKFVLTTDMTAAFGRLYEEHGDKGKDKMIYRLPRVREMKACDLDQVKCIKDEDGRVLMDEAHSTRRW; from the coding sequence ATGGGAGCTTGGCGGAGTAAGGTAGATGTGAGTTATATGTGGACCTCAATAGCGAATTGCATTAGAGAAGCTGCTAGAGAGGTGCTAGGGGTCTCAAAGGGTTACACTGGTAGGCACAAGGGGGACTGGTGGTGGAATAAAGAGGTTCAAGAAAAAGTAGAAGCCAAGAAAGAAGCAAATCTAAAGCTAGTGGAGAGCAGAGATAAGGAGGGGAAGAGGATGAATAGGGAGTGGTACAAAAAGACCAAGAAGGAGGCGAAGTTTGTGCTTACGACAGATATGACTGCAGCATTTGGACGCTTGTATGAGGAACATGGGGACAAAGGCAAGGACAAAATGATATATAGGCTACCCAGGGTGAGAGAAATGAAAGCTTGTGACCtagaccaagtgaagtgcatcaaagacgaggatgGCAGAGTATTGATGGATGAGGCACATAGTACACGTAGATGGTAG